The genomic stretch ATGGCATTCATTTACTTAGTGACTTCACTTGAAGCCATTGGGGATGTTACCGCAACCTCTAAAATTTCAAATCAACCCGTTGATGGTCCGATTTGGATGCAACGCATTAAAGGCGGTGTGTTAGTCAATGGTGCTAACTCATTGTTGGCAGGAATTTTCAACACCTTTCCAAGCTCAGTATTCGCACAAAATAATGGTGTTATTCAACTCACTGGTGTTGCCAGCCGTTACGTTGGCATCTGGATTGCAATCCTATTGGTCTTGCTCGGTTTATTCCCAATGGTTGCAGGAGTAATTCAAGCAGTTCCCCAAGCGGTATTGGGCGGTGCAGTCATGGTCATGTTTGGTGCCGTTGCAGCATCTGGTATTAATATTCTTTCTGGTGTGCACTTAGACCGTCGTGCCCTATTGATCATTGCCATTTCATTGGCATTGGGTTTGGGTGTTGCACAAGTTCCACAAATTTTAGAACATCTTCCAGAGCTTATTCGCAATATCTTTAGTTCAGGTGTGGCGACTGGCGGGATTACTGCTTTGATTTTAAATGTCGTGCTTCCTGCTCAAAAAAGCACGGATGCCTAACACAGCACTGTCCTTAAATATCCACATTAAATGCATATAAATGCCTAAATTAGATGACGAAATAAGACTTATGGATCCCAGAAGTGAAGTTGTAATTCGACAACAATATGCCCTCAAAGGCCGTATCCTCTTGATTAATGCACCAGCAGACGCTTTGGTGAATACATTAAAGCAAGCCGACATTGAAGCGACGCATTGGACTTGGAATTATCAAGATTATCAGGCGCACCTAAATGCGCAGTATACTTCGACATTCTCGATTGAATTTCCCAAACAAGACGTTGACCAAGTAATCATTTACGTACCTAAATCAAAGGCTTTGCTAGATTATATTCTGCATCAAGTGGTTTGCCATCTCCAAGTGGGACAACAAATCTTCTTGGTTGGTGAGAAAAAAGGGGGGGTGGAACGTGCTGGCAAACAATTACAGCCTTTTGGCAAAACCATAAAGTTAGATAGTGCACGACATTGCCAATTTTGGCAGTTGACCCTGCAACATACTGAGAAATTAAAACCTCTCAGCGCATGGGTTAAAAATTACTCGATTAAAATACAAGACTTTAGCCTAGAAATATGTGCCTTACCTGGGGTTTTTAGCCAAGATCATCTCGATATCGGTACCGCTGTGCTTTTGCCGTACCTGACTCAAGTAAAATCAGGTAAACTCGCCGACTTTGGTTGTGGGGCCGGTGTCATTAGCTGTTGTCTGGCAAAAATGAATGAAAAAAATGTTATTCATGCTTTAGACGTTGATGCCTTTGCATTAAAGTCGACCGAATTAACCTTTGAGAAAAATGGAATTGAAGCGCATCAATTGCAATTGCATGCCGTTACGGGAATTCAAGATGCCCCGCAGCAGCTTGATGCCTTAATTAGCAATCCACCGTTTCATCAGGGAATTCATACCAATTACGATGCCAGCGAAACACTTTGCCGACAAGCCAAAATACATTTGAAACGCAAGGGTCAATTCTGGATTGTCGCCAATCGCTTTTTAAATTATGCAGACTTAATTGAACAGCAATTTGGCGAAACAACAATCAAAGCAGACCAAAACGGCTTTAAGGTGATATATGCCAGTGCATAGTGAAACTTCAAAGGGAATGAGAATGAGGGAACGACAATGAGCGGAACAGACCAACAACTTCAGCGCAAGCTGGGGGCTCGACATTTAAACATGATCGCCATTGGTGGTTCCATTGGTACTGGTTTATTCCTTGCATCAGGTTCTACCATTGCTCAAGCAGGACCAGGTGGTGCGCTATTGGCTTATGTGCTCATCGGGATCATGATTTACTTCCTCATGACCAGCCTCGGCGAACTCGCCACCCACAATCCAACCTCAGGCGCATTTTTTACCTACGGAACTAAATATGTTGAAGAAGGCTTTGGCTTCGCACTAGGTTGGAACTATTGGTATAACTGGGCAATTACGGTTGCTTTTGAATTGGTTGCCGTACAATTCATCATGAAATTCTGGTTCCCTGATATTCCTGGCTTTTACTGGAGTGCCATCTTCCTAGCCATCATCTTTGGGATTAATGCCTTAACTGTAAAGGGCTTTGGTGAGACTGAGTTCTTATTCTCCCTAATCAAAGTGGTTGCGATCTTGGTCTTCATTGTGATTGGCCTATATATGATCGGCACCATTATGCTTGATCCAAATCAAAGCGTACTCAGCAACTGGACCGTGGGCGATGCACCCTTTGTAGGCGGCCTACAGGCGATGATTGGGGTTGCCATGATTGCCGGATTCTCGTTCCAAGGAACAGAAATGGTTGGTGTTGCTGCGGGTGAATCTAAAGATCCGAAAAAAACCATTCCACTGGCAATTAAACAAATTTTCTGGCGCATCTTGCTGTTTTATGTGTTGTGTATTTTCATTATCGGCACCTTAGTTGCGTATAACGATCCAAACCTACAATTGGCAAGTGAAGGCGACGGTAACATCACCCTATCTCCGTTTACCCTGTTGTATAACAAAGCTGGTTTTGCCTTTGCAGCCAGTCTAATGAATGCGGTGATTTTATCTGCAATTCTATCTGCGGGTAACTCGGGTATGTACTCGTCAACGCGGATGTTATTTGATATGGCACGCCAAGGCCGTGCACCAAAATGGTTTGCCAAACTAGATCTACGTGGTGTGCCAATGAACGCACTCTATGCCACTACAGCGGTTGCTGCACTTTGTTTTTTAACCACTTTTATTGGCGAACAAGAAGTGTTCTCGTGGTTACTCAACATGTCTGGGATGTGTGGTTTTATCGTTTGGCTTGGGATTGCGATTTCACATTATCGTTTCCGTAAAGGCTATATTGCACAAGGTAATAAACTGTCTGATTTGGCCTATAAAGCCAAGTTCTTCCCCTTTGCCCCTTGGTTTGCATTTATTCTGTGTTCGATCATTATTTTGGGCCAGAACTACGAAGCATTGATTGGCGGGAAAATTAATTGGATCGGTTTATTGTCGACTTACATTTCTATTCCATTATTCCTAGCCATTTGGCTCGGCTATAAATGGAAGCACAAAACCAAATTGGTTCCATACAAGGATATGGATGTGCAACCGATGAATCCAGACACTCAATAAGTCGTTAAGTACTGTTTTAAATCAACGTACTTAAACCAATTAAACCCCTCCACGACAGAGGGGTTTAATGTTTTTAAACACAGATAAAACTGACATGTGATACAACTCAATTTTATCTCATAAAAAATTAATGCTTGATTAATAATATTTCCGCTCTATAATTTGCTCCAATTCACTGAACCCAGTGCAATACACCAGATTTAAATTTTAGGAGGACGTCATGCTGTTATTGGAAATCAACAAATATTAAATTAAGCAGACGTGAACTTACGGACACTCGCTTAATTTAAAGTGTCCGAATGCCTCAGATTAAACCTAGCATTCGCTAGGTTTTTTTATGTCTCAATTTTGATGACAGCGCAAAAGATCAATTCGGGCACCCCCAAAAACCTGCGGAGTTAACGCAGCATTAAAGAAAACTTGCTTAGAGAAAAATAATGGGCATACAAATGATTTTGAACGCCAAAGCTGAATATGGCGTTCCAGTAAAAATATATACGCGCGACATAGATGAAGAAAGCTTAACCCAACTACGAAAAATGGCACAATTACAGTTTATTCACTCACATATTGCGGTTATGCCTGATGTACATTTGGGCAAAGGTGCGACAGTTGGCAGTGTGATTCCAACCAAAAATGCAATTATTCCTGCAGCAGTTGGCGTCGATATTGGTTGTGGTATGAATGCATTACGCTTGAGCTTAAAGGCAGCACAACTGCCTGACAATCTCAGTAAGCTACGCAATGCGATTGAGCGTAAAGTTCCAGTTGGCTTTGAAGCACATAAGCAGATCAAAGCCAAGGCGTCCACCCTGTCGCCACTAGAACAACGCTTAAAACAAATTACCATCAAGCATCCTGGTTTAACCCGTCGGCTAAAACATTTTGATTCCACTTGGCAAAAACAATTGGGCACGCTCGGTGGGGGGAACCACTTTATTGAACTGTGTTTGGATGAAAATCAAGATGTTTGGGTGATGTTGCACTCGGGAAGCCGTGGTCTAGGAAATGTCATTGGCAGCTATTTTATTGAACGTGCCAAAAAAGAAGCACAACATCGCTTTGGACATGTCCCAGACAAAGACTTGTCGTACTTTGCAGAAGGTTCGGCTAACTTTGATGACTATGTTGAAGCGGTAGAATGGGCCCAAGAATACGCTTATGAAAATCGACGTGAAATGATGCGCCTGATTTTAGAAGCCATTCGCCCACTCCTGCCCAGCTTTCAAATGACCAAGGAAGCGATTAACTGTCATCACAACTATGTACAAAAAGAATTGCACTTTGGTGAAGAGGTCTTTGTGACACGCAAAGGTGCAATTCGTGCGGGCTTAGATGAATATGGCATCATCCCAGGTTCAATGGGTGCACAATCCTTTATTGTGAAAGGCAAAGGCAATCCCGATTCATTTTGCTCTTGTTCACATGGTGCAGGTCGTAAAATGAGCCGTAGTAAAGCCAAACGTTTATTTAGCCAACAAGACTTAATTGAACAAACCCAAGGGGTTGAATGTCGCAAAGACAAGGCTGTGGTTGATGAAATTCCGAGTGCTTATAAGAATATTCATGAGGTAATGGCCAATCAAGCAGACTTAATCGACGTAGTACATACCTTAAAACAAGTGCTGTGTATTAAAGGCTAAACTTTGGGGTTTTCGCCTTTGAGCTATAAATTGATGCGGAGAGTTAAAAGTAAAACAAAGGCAGCTTCGGCTGCCTTTGTAATCACTCAGACTTCAGATCTTGTAATACGCTCGCCTAAGTATCTGAGCCAAAATTAATAGGCTGAAAATACTGCGGTTACAAGCAAGTAACTTCATATCACTTTATGATGCTCTTATTATTTTCAGCACAAAAAAAAGCGACTCTGACGAGTCGCTTTTTTTATAGGTAAATGCTCAAATTAACGCGGTTGAGCAAGTACAGTACGGCTACCAGAAATCGTCGCGAATACACGACGGTTCATAGCACGACCTTCTTTAGTGTTGTTGTCAGCAATCGGTTGATCCCAAGCAAAGCCTTGAGTAGACAAACGAGAAGCATCGATGTTGTATTCATTTACAAGTGCAGATTTAACAGAGTTAGCACGAGCCAAAGATAAACGTTGGTTTAACTGAAGTGGACCAGTGTTATCTGTGTGACCGTCAATGCGAGCAGTCGCATTCGGGTAATCGTTAAGTTGCTCAGCAACTTTAGCGATTTCTGGCTTGTATTGATCTTTGATGTTTGATTTGTTGGTATCAAAGAACACACGAAGTTCCATGTTCAATGCTTCAGTCAATTCTACTGGCGCTGGTTGAACAACAGGAGCGATTGGAGCAACTGGCTCAACAACTACTACTGGAGCAACAGGTTTCAAGTGACCACCAAGAACAACGTTAAGACCAGCAAGTGCTGTGTAGTTCCAGAAATCTTCATCGATGTTATAAGTCGCACGTGCTTCAGTACGTAGAGACAATACATCGTTCAAACGCCAGAAAGCACCAACACCGGCATTACCAAGTGTACCTTCTTCTGTGTTACCACGGCCAGCACGACCGATTTGAGCATCAGTAGCACCGCTGAAGCTGTATTTATAGTGACCAGCACCTAACAATACATATGGCTTGATTTTGCTGTCATAGTTTTTAGTGATCAAATCAGAAGTAACGTAGAAGTTACCATTGATTTGTTTTTGCTTATATTCAGCACCGCTAACTGGCTCTACATCACCTTTAACTTGGCTATATTCAGCTTCAAAACCTAACCAAGGTGTTAATTCAACACCAAGTGCAGCACCAACGAATAAATCGTCTTTTAGCTCACCAGATTCAGTTAGACGATCACGACCATTGTTATGTTGGCTATCTTGGATTGTATAACCAAGTAACAAAGGGGTAACAGTTACACCAGCATTAGCAGCAGCTAATGGCGCAGCAACGAGCATAGCAAGTGCGATACGACTCAATTTCATGGATATCCTCCAGAGATAACAATTGTTGTTCAAGCTCAGCTTAAAATATTATAGCTTCCTGAGATAAGCTATTAAATACCCCAGTATTATTTTTTAGCTACTTCGGTTTAATGATACAAATACTTGATCATCTTTCCAAGTGCTTGATAAATTTAATCAAGTAGATTATTGACAAAATTACTTACAATTTCCGTTGTAGTTCCGTAATTTTGACAAAAGCATCTGATGCGAGCACTATATTTACTTACTCGCGCGGCAGCATTTTAACAGCAATCGAAGCAGATAGTAATAAAAATTTAGCCGCAGCAGTCAGCCATGTTATTTTTTTACAAAAAATTAAATGATTACAGCAGCTAAGATATAATATAAATTAATTATCATTCTAGTTAAATATCTTGATATACACCACACTACAACCCTATAAACCGATGTGTACCAGATATTGGCCACTAGACATTACAATTTTCCATCATTAGTAATAGAACAGCCAACTCTTTTAAAAACTGCTCACAAATCACACGTATTTTTATTGACGTTATTTTCATAAGAAATCGCTTAGAATGCTCTCCGTAAAACACGCTGAGCAACGCTATCAGCATATTTAATTTGTACAAAAATACAAATTCATCGCATAAAGAGAAGTAATCGAATTACAGCACTCTGACCTCTCTATAAAAAAGTTTTTTTAGCTGGGGCACGTAAAGACAATAATATTAAATTGAAGAAGTCATAATGCGCGCTAATGTGTTTAAAAAAGGATTTAGTCTCATTGAGATACTCATCACCCTTTCAATATTGGCTATTGTTGCAAGTTGGGCAAGCCCTTCTTTTAAAACCATGCAGGCGCGCCAAGAATTTTCTAGTGTGGTTTATCTCATTCGGCAACAGATGAATCTTGCACGTAGCCATGCCCTCACTGTTCACAGTGACATTGTAATGTGTCCATCACGCGACTTATTAAGCTGCGAAAATGATCAATGGCAACACAGCATCCTCATTTTTATCGACACCAATAAAAATCGTAAACTCGACCCCAATGAGACTATTGTTTCCAGCACTCCCACCTTACTCAAATATGGTTCACTCACTTGGCATGGCAATGCATCACATCCACATCAAATTGTTTTTCAATCAGATACTGGCTTACCTAGAGGTTCGATGGGACATTTTAGCTACTGTAACTTTGAGCAAGTCGAATACCAAAAAGATTTAGCAATTGGCATGATGGGTCACATCACAACATTGGCTTCAGCGCAATGCAATTAAACCTGCCCCTTTCATTTACTGAGAAAACACAAAAAATAGCGGACTCTACAGTCCACTTTGTTGCGGCAATAACGCTTTATTGTTCTCCTGTTTTTTATATACTGCTTAGGTTTTGAAAAAAGTAATACATCATAAATTTGGAGAATATAGCCATGACTGACATCGTTATTGTAAATGGTGCAAGAACTGCAATGGGTGGTTTTCAAGGAAGTTTATCCGCTGCAACAGCACCACAATTAGGCGCAGCCTCAATTAAAGAAGCGATCGCACGCGCTGGATTACAAGCAAGTGATATCGAAGAAGTCATTATGGGCTGTGTTCTTCCTGCAGGCCTCAAACAAGGCCCTGCCCGTCAAGCTATGCGTCAAGCCGGACTGCCAGATTCAACAGGTGCTGTAACCATTAATAAATTATGTGGTTCTGGCATGAAAGCAGTAATGCAAGCCGCGGACATGATCAAAGCAGGCTCAGCGCAGATCGTGGTTGCAGGCGGTATGGAATCGATGACCAATGCACCTTATCTACTTCCGAAAGCACGTGGTGGCTATCGCATGGGGCATGGCGAAATCAAAGACCATATGTTTCTTGATGGTCTAGAAGATGCTGAAACAGGTCGCCTCATGGGTTCGTTTGCCCAAGATACAGCAAATAGCCGTGGCTACACCCGCGAGCAAATGGATGACTTTGCCATTCGTTCATTAAAACGTGCGCAAACCGCAATCACAGAAGGCTATTTTGCCGCTGAAATTGTGCCTGTTACCCTCTCTGGTCGTAAAGGCGATGTTATCGTTGATAAAGATGAACAACCGTTCAATGCCAATATTGATAAAATTCCGACTCTTAGACCTGCATTTGCCAAAGATGGCACCATTACGGCTGCCAATGCCAGTTCAATTTCCGATGGTGCTTCTGCATTGGTTCTCACCTCAGCGGCGCATGCTCAAGCAAAAGGCTTAGCACCATTGGCAAAAATCGTAGCCTATGCCTCTCATTCACAACACCCTTCTGAATTTACCATTGCCCCAGTCGGTGCCATTGAGAAAGTGCTTAAGCAAACCGGTTGGACAGCGCAGGACGTTGACCTATGGGAAATTAATGAAGCATTTGCAATGGTTACAATGTGCCCAATTGATGACTTCAAACTTGATGCAGAAAAAGTGAATATTCATGGCGGTGCTTGTGCATTGGGTCACCCCGTTGGTTCGACCGGTTCACGTATCATTTTGACGCTAATTCACGCACTTAAACGTACAGGTGGTAAAAAAGGTATTGCTGCACTGTGCATCGGTGGTGGTGAAGCGACTGCGGTTGCCGTTGAAATTCTATAATGCTTTAGGCAAAGCTTAAATTTAAGAATCCCGCTCAATGCGGGATTTTTTATTTCCAACACTTTAAAATACAATGAATATTCAATTATGATAATCGACTAGGCTCAGATGCTCGCTAGCTTCATCTGCCCATACTCCATGTTCAAAAACAATAAGGAATAGACATGCAACTCAATCATTATCTTAACTTCCAAGGTCAGACCGAAGCCGCATTTAACTTTTATAAATCCATTTTTGGCGGAGAGTTTTTATTCCTTAAACGTTTTGGTGAGCTCCCCCCTCAAGAAGGCCTAACCTTATCCGCACAAGAACAAAATTATATCCTGCATGTTTCACTTCCGATTAATCCATTCACAGTCCTGATGGGCTCGGATATTAGCGAGCAGTTCTGTGTACAGACCAATACACAATATATTCAAGGCAATAACCACTATATTTCCATTAATCTTGAACAAGATGAAGCAGCCACTGCACAACGCTTATTCGATGCACTCTCGCAAAATGGACAGATCGAGATGCCACTAGACAAAACCTTTTGGGGTGCACTCTATGGTGCCTTCACCGATCAGTTTGGTGTCAAATGGATGATTAACTGCCAAATTGAGAACATGGGCTAAACGTGTGTTTATCTATGGTCTAGGCGAGTGAATATATACAATAAAATTACACATAAAAAAGCTGGACCGAAGTCCAGCTTTTTTAATTCAACCGCGCTTAAGCACCGGTTTGATAATGTGCTTGTGCCACGCCAGTTGAGGCTTGGTACGGATTTTTAAAATCATTTAATCCAGCAGCAGCCTCATGAATATCTTTGCCTTCTTTGATGACGAAGCTATCGAAACCTGAACGTTTTAAGTAGTTCAAAACATCTTTAAAGATATCGCCCACCGCACGTAACTCACCTTGGTAGCCTTGGCGACGCAACAAGGCTGCAAATGAATAACCACGGCCATCATTAAAGCCCGCAAATTCAATAAAAATAGTATCGAGTGCTGCCAAAGGAAATTGGTTCACTTCTGGAGAATCATCAACCGTGATATACAAGGCTTTTTTACCTTGAATCTGCGCCAACAACTCAAGCTGCGCTGTGGTGACCACCACATCACCAGCAGGGACCGTTCCATCTTCCGCAACCAATTGATAGCTGTTGTCCGTAATGGTTCCGTCTTTAGCCAAGACCTGTAATGCGGTATTAAGCATAAGCTCGCTCCTTAAACGGTTGAATGCCTACACGGCGATAAGTATCAATAAATTCCTCACTGTCCTGACGCAAATCAAGATAGGTATTTAAAACTTCTTCAATCACATCTGGAATCACTTCAGCTGCAAATGATGGTCCAAGAATGTCACCAAGTGATGCATCGTGATCGGCATTGCCACCTAAAGACACTTGGTAAAATTCTGCACCTTTTTTATCGACACCCAAGATGCCGATATTACCAACATGGTGATGACCACATGCATTCATACACCCTGAAATATTCAAGTCAATATGACCCAAGTTGTAGATGGTATCGAGGTCTTCAAAACGACGGGTAATCGCTTCTGAAATTGGAATAGACTTGGCATTGGCCAGTGAACAGAAGTCCCCGCCTGGGCAGCAGATAATATCGGTAATAAAACCAATATGTGCACGTGCAAGGTTTTGTGCATCCAGTGCTTGCCAAACAGCGAACAAATCTTTTTGTGGTACGTCAACCAACGAAATATTTTGTTCGTGCGTGGTACGCAATTCACCAAAGGTATATTGATCAGCCAAATCTGCGATCAAGTTCATTTCTTCACTGCTCATATCACCGGGTGCAATACCTGCACGTTTCAATGAGATGGTCACAATCCGATAGCCAGGCACTTTATGCGCATTGGTATTGATGTTAAACCAATGTTTAAACTTCGGATATTCAGCAAATAATGCAGTGAAATCTTCATCTTGATAGGCTTGATAATCGAATGGAGTAAACTCTTCATCCAATTTTTTCAAAACTTCAGGCTGAATTTTCAAGCTTTGAATGGTGTGCTGGAATTCAGCTTCGACTTTTTCAGCAAACACCGGTGGAGTTAAAGCTTTGACTAAAATTTTAATACGCGCTTTATATTTGTTGTCACGACGACCATGTAAGTTATATACACGCAACACCGCTTCTAAATAAGCAATTAAATCTTCACGCGGCAACCATTCTTTAATGATTGAACCAATAATTGGGGTACGACCTAAACCACCACCGACTTTAATGGTGTAGCCAATTTCACCCGCGGCATTTTTGACGATATACACCCCAATGTCATGGAATGAAACGGCTGCGCGATCGACTTCTGCCAAGGCTGATACTGCAATCTTAAATTTACGCGGTAAGAACGCAAATTCTGGATGGAAAGTACTCCACTGACGAATCAACTCACAGGTTGGGCGCGGATCTGCAACTTCACCTGAAACCACCCCAGCATATTGGTCGGTGGTGGTATTACGAATACAGTTGCCCGATGTTTGAATCGCATGCATTTGGACAGTTGCCAATTCTGCAAGCATTTCAGGCACATCTTCGAGTGCTGGCCAGTTAAACTGAATATTCTGACGCGTAGAGACATGGGCATAGCCACGGTCATACGACTTCGCCAATTCCGCGACCTTACGCAGCTGGTTCGAGTTCATCAAACCATAAGGCACGGCAACACGTAACATGGGTGCATAACGTTGCACATATAAACCGTTTTGTAAGCGAAGCGGACGATATTCATCTTCACTTAGTTTGCCCGCTAAATAGCGTGCAGTTTGATCACGGAATTGTGCAACTCGTTCATTAATCAGTTGCTGATCGAAGTCGGTATATAAATACATGGCGTAAGGCTAGTAATATCATTATAAAGGGTCATAGCATAACCATGTTTGATCTATCAATAAAATGTCTTTTTTACATACTTAATAGCGGTTTTCTTGATAAGCAGCTTTCATTGCAATTCCAGCATAAAGATCCATCATGATATCAAGCACTAAGCACTAGTTTTATTTTATATTCAAA from Acinetobacter pullicarnis encodes the following:
- a CDS encoding DUF934 domain-containing protein produces the protein MLNTALQVLAKDGTITDNSYQLVAEDGTVPAGDVVVTTAQLELLAQIQGKKALYITVDDSPEVNQFPLAALDTIFIEFAGFNDGRGYSFAALLRRQGYQGELRAVGDIFKDVLNYLKRSGFDSFVIKEGKDIHEAAAGLNDFKNPYQASTGVAQAHYQTGA
- a CDS encoding class I SAM-dependent methyltransferase, with the translated sequence MDPRSEVVIRQQYALKGRILLINAPADALVNTLKQADIEATHWTWNYQDYQAHLNAQYTSTFSIEFPKQDVDQVIIYVPKSKALLDYILHQVVCHLQVGQQIFLVGEKKGGVERAGKQLQPFGKTIKLDSARHCQFWQLTLQHTEKLKPLSAWVKNYSIKIQDFSLEICALPGVFSQDHLDIGTAVLLPYLTQVKSGKLADFGCGAGVISCCLAKMNEKNVIHALDVDAFALKSTELTFEKNGIEAHQLQLHAVTGIQDAPQQLDALISNPPFHQGIHTNYDASETLCRQAKIHLKRKGQFWIVANRFLNYADLIEQQFGETTIKADQNGFKVIYASA
- a CDS encoding GspH/FimT family pseudopilin, whose protein sequence is MRANVFKKGFSLIEILITLSILAIVASWASPSFKTMQARQEFSSVVYLIRQQMNLARSHALTVHSDIVMCPSRDLLSCENDQWQHSILIFIDTNKNRKLDPNETIVSSTPTLLKYGSLTWHGNASHPHQIVFQSDTGLPRGSMGHFSYCNFEQVEYQKDLAIGMMGHITTLASAQCN
- the omp38 gene encoding outer membrane protein Omp38, whose translation is MKLSRIALAMLVAAPLAAANAGVTVTPLLLGYTIQDSQHNNGRDRLTESGELKDDLFVGAALGVELTPWLGFEAEYSQVKGDVEPVSGAEYKQKQINGNFYVTSDLITKNYDSKIKPYVLLGAGHYKYSFSGATDAQIGRAGRGNTEEGTLGNAGVGAFWRLNDVLSLRTEARATYNIDEDFWNYTALAGLNVVLGGHLKPVAPVVVVEPVAPIAPVVQPAPVELTEALNMELRVFFDTNKSNIKDQYKPEIAKVAEQLNDYPNATARIDGHTDNTGPLQLNQRLSLARANSVKSALVNEYNIDASRLSTQGFAWDQPIADNNTKEGRAMNRRVFATISGSRTVLAQPR
- a CDS encoding amino acid permease, with protein sequence MSGTDQQLQRKLGARHLNMIAIGGSIGTGLFLASGSTIAQAGPGGALLAYVLIGIMIYFLMTSLGELATHNPTSGAFFTYGTKYVEEGFGFALGWNYWYNWAITVAFELVAVQFIMKFWFPDIPGFYWSAIFLAIIFGINALTVKGFGETEFLFSLIKVVAILVFIVIGLYMIGTIMLDPNQSVLSNWTVGDAPFVGGLQAMIGVAMIAGFSFQGTEMVGVAAGESKDPKKTIPLAIKQIFWRILLFYVLCIFIIGTLVAYNDPNLQLASEGDGNITLSPFTLLYNKAGFAFAASLMNAVILSAILSAGNSGMYSSTRMLFDMARQGRAPKWFAKLDLRGVPMNALYATTAVAALCFLTTFIGEQEVFSWLLNMSGMCGFIVWLGIAISHYRFRKGYIAQGNKLSDLAYKAKFFPFAPWFAFILCSIIILGQNYEALIGGKINWIGLLSTYISIPLFLAIWLGYKWKHKTKLVPYKDMDVQPMNPDTQ
- a CDS encoding nitrite/sulfite reductase; this translates as MYLYTDFDQQLINERVAQFRDQTARYLAGKLSEDEYRPLRLQNGLYVQRYAPMLRVAVPYGLMNSNQLRKVAELAKSYDRGYAHVSTRQNIQFNWPALEDVPEMLAELATVQMHAIQTSGNCIRNTTTDQYAGVVSGEVADPRPTCELIRQWSTFHPEFAFLPRKFKIAVSALAEVDRAAVSFHDIGVYIVKNAAGEIGYTIKVGGGLGRTPIIGSIIKEWLPREDLIAYLEAVLRVYNLHGRRDNKYKARIKILVKALTPPVFAEKVEAEFQHTIQSLKIQPEVLKKLDEEFTPFDYQAYQDEDFTALFAEYPKFKHWFNINTNAHKVPGYRIVTISLKRAGIAPGDMSSEEMNLIADLADQYTFGELRTTHEQNISLVDVPQKDLFAVWQALDAQNLARAHIGFITDIICCPGGDFCSLANAKSIPISEAITRRFEDLDTIYNLGHIDLNISGCMNACGHHHVGNIGILGVDKKGAEFYQVSLGGNADHDASLGDILGPSFAAEVIPDVIEEVLNTYLDLRQDSEEFIDTYRRVGIQPFKERAYA
- a CDS encoding VOC family protein, which codes for MQLNHYLNFQGQTEAAFNFYKSIFGGEFLFLKRFGELPPQEGLTLSAQEQNYILHVSLPINPFTVLMGSDISEQFCVQTNTQYIQGNNHYISINLEQDEAATAQRLFDALSQNGQIEMPLDKTFWGALYGAFTDQFGVKWMINCQIENMG
- a CDS encoding RtcB family protein is translated as MGIQMILNAKAEYGVPVKIYTRDIDEESLTQLRKMAQLQFIHSHIAVMPDVHLGKGATVGSVIPTKNAIIPAAVGVDIGCGMNALRLSLKAAQLPDNLSKLRNAIERKVPVGFEAHKQIKAKASTLSPLEQRLKQITIKHPGLTRRLKHFDSTWQKQLGTLGGGNHFIELCLDENQDVWVMLHSGSRGLGNVIGSYFIERAKKEAQHRFGHVPDKDLSYFAEGSANFDDYVEAVEWAQEYAYENRREMMRLILEAIRPLLPSFQMTKEAINCHHNYVQKELHFGEEVFVTRKGAIRAGLDEYGIIPGSMGAQSFIVKGKGNPDSFCSCSHGAGRKMSRSKAKRLFSQQDLIEQTQGVECRKDKAVVDEIPSAYKNIHEVMANQADLIDVVHTLKQVLCIKG
- a CDS encoding thiolase family protein, whose protein sequence is MTDIVIVNGARTAMGGFQGSLSAATAPQLGAASIKEAIARAGLQASDIEEVIMGCVLPAGLKQGPARQAMRQAGLPDSTGAVTINKLCGSGMKAVMQAADMIKAGSAQIVVAGGMESMTNAPYLLPKARGGYRMGHGEIKDHMFLDGLEDAETGRLMGSFAQDTANSRGYTREQMDDFAIRSLKRAQTAITEGYFAAEIVPVTLSGRKGDVIVDKDEQPFNANIDKIPTLRPAFAKDGTITAANASSISDGASALVLTSAAHAQAKGLAPLAKIVAYASHSQHPSEFTIAPVGAIEKVLKQTGWTAQDVDLWEINEAFAMVTMCPIDDFKLDAEKVNIHGGACALGHPVGSTGSRIILTLIHALKRTGGKKGIAALCIGGGEATAVAVEIL